A stretch of the Cottoperca gobio chromosome 2, fCotGob3.1, whole genome shotgun sequence genome encodes the following:
- the LOC115021796 gene encoding plakophilin-4-like isoform X1 codes for MEEGDAEGEGPLVLREGPSGHGLPPNASSTTTNNLLASVKEQELQFERLTRELEEERQIVASQLERCMLGAESPAGDSSSSSEKSFAWRSAGDELQGGVMEASGCPGRHLEAAEEGLYMPELDRASLHDSEGSGGHSAQMTSYSDSGYQDSSVSYYSNQNVVRSEPRASISRSPRAEGQASGQVSGRVLRRMASLPSRSQSPGGGTAGTVSPSRISLRTSQGSNYDSPILSEPKPLAAVFPGSAMPLSCPSPTSPTDVTQALGGGVLGRGGGRLGSTLSLVEGRCLTGSPLRPGMTAVPQHYGSTLPRQSQPLTYGADPYGMYQRSALPRPDSLIGLHSSYVGHAGQIDPELRAAMSPDCHMTPVFDERSFHSPLYHSPSHDPQDSLYRTNTGMATLPRATSHCGTLPFQRSSYGLSTAALYVDSYRVAGEPVFSHRHSGLVERVATRTPSIESIHKDPREFAWRDPELPEVIHMLQHHFPSVQANAAAYLQHLCYGDNRVKVEVCHLGGIQHLVDLLDHKLTEVQKSACGALRNLVYGKATDNNKVALRNCGGVPALLRLLRKTTDNEVRELVTGVLWNLSSCDAVKMTIIRDALSTLTNTVVIPHSGWSSVSHRDEHKVKFQSSLLLRNTTGCLRNLSSAGEEARSQLRCCEGLVDSLLHVLKACVNTSDYDSKIVENSVCTLRNLSYRLEVEMPSSRLLGNQELDTLLGFSSPAKELDYICWGKRRRGRKRGGWPDDKWDGVGPIPGFSQHLRGAELLWHPMVVKPYLNLLAESSNPATLEGAAGSLQNLSAGNWKFSAYIRAAVRKEKGLPILVELLRMDNDRVVCSVATALRNMALDSRNKELIGKYAMRDLVNRLPGGSPAVLSDETVASVCCTLHEVTSRNMENAKALADSGGIEKLVDISKGRGKGYSMKVVKAASQVLNTLWQYRELRTLYKQDGWNYTHFVTPVSTLERDRYLSQPTLPTSPLQMSPVIQSGGSATSSPAMLGIRRHSSNYQRAQSSMQLDTYYGDNSLHKQQYPGSEKKTPYFIGTYSSQSGEDLRRSQHTEPFYDEPDRKNYNSYRMYLSSPQGYGEEQYEDEPVHLTPSSPDGYAGQSLHFKANTNYVDFYSTTRRPSNRANKFTGSPDSWV; via the exons GAGCTTCAGTTCGAGCGGCTGACTcgggagctggaggaggagcggCAGATCGTGGCGAGCCAGCTGGagaggtgcatgctgggagctgAGTCGCCAGCGGGAGACAGTAGCAG CTCATCCGAGAAGTCGTTTGCATGGAGATCTGCAG GTGACGAGTTGCAGGGCGGAGTCATGGAGGCGTCTGGATGTCCTGGGCGTCACCTGGAGGCGGCGGAGGAGGGACTCTACATGCCTGAACTGGACCGCGCCTCCCTGCATGACAGTGAGG gCTCAGGAGGTCACTCGGCCCAGATGACCTCGTATTCAGACAGCGGCTACCAGGACAGCAGCGTTAGCTATTACAGCAACCAGAACGTGGTGCGCTCGGAGCCCCGAGCCTCGATATCCAGAAGCCCAAGAGCCGAGGGTCAAGCCTCTGGGCAG GTGTCTGGCCGGGTGTTGCGGAGGATGGCCTCGCTCCCCTCCAGGAGCCAGTCTCCCGGCGGCGGCACTGCTGGCACCGTCTCACCCTCCCGCATCTCCCTGAGAACATCCCAGGGCAGCAACTACGATTCCCCCATCCTCTCGGAGCCAAAGCCTCTGGCCGCCGTGTTCCCCGGCAGCGCCATGCCGCTCTCCTGCCCTTCGCCAACCTCCCCGACGGACGTCACGCAGGCCCTGGGTGGTGGGGTCTTGGGAAGAGGTGGAGGACGTCTGggctccactctgtctctggtGGAGGGGAGGTGTTTGACGGGGTCACCGCTGCGTCCGGGGATGACGGCGGTGCCGCAGCACTACGGCTCCACGCTGCCCAGGCAGAGCCAGCCGCTGACCTACGGAGCCGATCCATACGGCATGTACCAGAGGAGCGCACTGCCCCGCCCCGACAGCCTCATAG GGCTTCACAGCTCGTACGTCGGTCACGCGGGGCAGATAGATCCGGAGCTGAGGGCGGCGATGTCTCCAGACTGCCACATGACGCCCGTCTTCGATGAGCGCTCCTTCCACAGCCCCCTGTACCACAGCCCCTCCCACGACCCCCAGGACTCCCTCTACAGGACGAACACAG GTATGGCGACGCTCCCTCGCGCCACAAGCCACTGCGGCACGCTGCCGTTCCAAAGAAGCAGCTACGGGCTGAGCACCGCAGCTCTGTACGTGGACTCCTACAGGGTCGCCGGCGAGCCCGTCTTCTCCCACCGGCACTCTGGCCTGGTGGAGCGGGTGGCCACGCGCACCCCGTCCATCGAGAGCATCCATAAGGACCCCag GGAGTTTGCCTGGCGCGACCCCGAGCTGCCAGAGGTCATCCACATGCTGCAGCATCACTTCCCCTCCGTCCAGGCCAACGCCGCCGCCTACCTGCAGCATCTGTGTTACGGAGACAACAGGGTCAAGGTGGAG GTCTGTCACCTGGGAGGGATCCAGCACCTGGTGGACCTGCTGGATCACAAGCTGACCGAGGTCCAGAAGAGCGCCTGCGGGGCCCTGAGGAACCTGGTGTACGGCAAGGCCACCGACAACAACAAGGTGGCGCTGAGGAACTGCGGCGGCGTGCCCGCCCTGCTGCGCCTCCTCAGGAAAACCACCGACAACGAAGTGCGCGAGCTGGTCACTG GCGTCCTGTGGAACCTCTCCTCGTGTGACGCAGTGAAGATGACCATCATCCGTGACGCTCTGTCCACGCTGACCAACACGGTGGTCATCCCCCACTCGGGCTGGAGCAGCGTCTCGCACCGCGACGAACACAAAGTCAAGTTCCAGTCGTCTCTGCTGCTGCGCAACACCACCGGCTGTCTGAG gaaccTGAGCTCAGCAGGGGAGGAGGCGAGGAGTCAGCTGCGTTGCTGTGAAGGTCTGGTGGACTCGCTGCTTCACGTCCTCAAAGCCTGCGTCAACACCTCCGACTACGACAGCAAG ATCGTGGAGAACAGCGTCTGCACCCTGAGGAACCTCTCGTACCGGCTAGAGGTGGAGATGCCCTCCTCTCGCCTGCTCGGCAACCAGGAGCTGGACACCCTGCTGGGCTTCTCCTCCCCGGCCAAGGAGCTGGACTACATCTGCTGGGGCAAGAGGAGGCGCGGCAGGAAGAGGGGCGGCTGGCCCGACGACAAG TGGGACGGCGTCGGGCCGATCCCGGGTTTCTCCCAGCACCTGCGGGGGGCGGAGCTGCTGTGGCACCCGATGGTGGTGAAGCCGTACCTCAACCTGCTGGCCGAGAGCTCTAACCCCGCCACGCTGGAGGGCGCCGCCGGGTCGCTGCAAAACCTCTCTGCTGGAAACTGGAAG TTCTCAGCCTACATCCGAGCGGCGGTGCGTAAAGAGAAAGGTCTGCCCATCCTGGTGGAGCTGCTGAGGATGGACAACGACCGGGTCGTCTGCTCCGTCGCCACCGCCCTCCGCAACATGGCGCTGGACAGCCGCAACAAGGAGCTCATag gaaaGTACGCCATGCGGGATCTGGTGAACCGGCTGCCCGGCGGCAGTCCAGCTGTGCTGTCGGACGAGACGGTGGCGTCGGTGTGCTGCACGCTGCACGAGGTCACCAGCCGCAACATGGAGAACGCCAAAGCTTTAGCCGACAGCGGAGGCATCGAGAAGCTGGTGGACATCAGCAAAGGACGGGGGAAAGG GTACTCGATGAAGGTCGTGAAGGCAGCGTCTCAGGTGTTGAACACGCTGTGGCAGTACAGAGAGCTGAGGACCCTCTACAAGCAG gacggCTGGAACTACACTCACTTTGTCACACCTGTGTCCACGCTGGAGCGAGACCGCTACCTGTCCCAGCCGACGCTGCCCACCAGCCCACTGCAGATGTCCCCCGTCATCCAATCAG GCGGGAGCGCAACGTCCTCGCCGGCGATGCTCGGGATAAGAAGACACAGTTCAAACTACCAGAGAGCGCAGTCGTCTATGCAACTCGACACGTATTATGGAGACAACAGTTTACACAAACAGCAGTACCCAG GGTCTGAGAAGAAAACTCCGTATTTCATTGGGACATACTCGTCACAGTCAGGAGAGGATCTGAGACGGTCCCAG CACACGGAGCCGTTTTACGACGAGCCCGACAGGAAGAACTACAACAGCTACAGGATGTACCTGTCGTCCCCTCAAGGCTACGGAGAGGAGCAGTACGAGGACGAACCGGTCCACCTGACCCCGTCCTCCCCCGACGGTTACGCCGGCCAGTCGCTCCACTTCAAAGCCAACACCAACTACGTGGACTTCTACTCCACCACGCGGAGGCCTTCAAACAGGGCCAACAAGTTCACCGGCTCCCCCGACTCCTGGGTGTAG
- the LOC115021796 gene encoding plakophilin-4-like isoform X2, protein MEEGDAEGEGPLVLREGPSGHGLPPNASSTTTNNLLASVKEQELQFERLTRELEEERQIVASQLERCMLGAESPAGDSSSSSEKSFAWRSAGDELQGGVMEASGCPGRHLEAAEEGLYMPELDRASLHDSSGGHSAQMTSYSDSGYQDSSVSYYSNQNVVRSEPRASISRSPRAEGQASGQVSGRVLRRMASLPSRSQSPGGGTAGTVSPSRISLRTSQGSNYDSPILSEPKPLAAVFPGSAMPLSCPSPTSPTDVTQALGGGVLGRGGGRLGSTLSLVEGRCLTGSPLRPGMTAVPQHYGSTLPRQSQPLTYGADPYGMYQRSALPRPDSLIGLHSSYVGHAGQIDPELRAAMSPDCHMTPVFDERSFHSPLYHSPSHDPQDSLYRTNTGMATLPRATSHCGTLPFQRSSYGLSTAALYVDSYRVAGEPVFSHRHSGLVERVATRTPSIESIHKDPREFAWRDPELPEVIHMLQHHFPSVQANAAAYLQHLCYGDNRVKVEVCHLGGIQHLVDLLDHKLTEVQKSACGALRNLVYGKATDNNKVALRNCGGVPALLRLLRKTTDNEVRELVTGVLWNLSSCDAVKMTIIRDALSTLTNTVVIPHSGWSSVSHRDEHKVKFQSSLLLRNTTGCLRNLSSAGEEARSQLRCCEGLVDSLLHVLKACVNTSDYDSKIVENSVCTLRNLSYRLEVEMPSSRLLGNQELDTLLGFSSPAKELDYICWGKRRRGRKRGGWPDDKWDGVGPIPGFSQHLRGAELLWHPMVVKPYLNLLAESSNPATLEGAAGSLQNLSAGNWKFSAYIRAAVRKEKGLPILVELLRMDNDRVVCSVATALRNMALDSRNKELIGKYAMRDLVNRLPGGSPAVLSDETVASVCCTLHEVTSRNMENAKALADSGGIEKLVDISKGRGKGYSMKVVKAASQVLNTLWQYRELRTLYKQDGWNYTHFVTPVSTLERDRYLSQPTLPTSPLQMSPVIQSGGSATSSPAMLGIRRHSSNYQRAQSSMQLDTYYGDNSLHKQQYPGSEKKTPYFIGTYSSQSGEDLRRSQHTEPFYDEPDRKNYNSYRMYLSSPQGYGEEQYEDEPVHLTPSSPDGYAGQSLHFKANTNYVDFYSTTRRPSNRANKFTGSPDSWV, encoded by the exons GAGCTTCAGTTCGAGCGGCTGACTcgggagctggaggaggagcggCAGATCGTGGCGAGCCAGCTGGagaggtgcatgctgggagctgAGTCGCCAGCGGGAGACAGTAGCAG CTCATCCGAGAAGTCGTTTGCATGGAGATCTGCAG GTGACGAGTTGCAGGGCGGAGTCATGGAGGCGTCTGGATGTCCTGGGCGTCACCTGGAGGCGGCGGAGGAGGGACTCTACATGCCTGAACTGGACCGCGCCTCCCTGCATGACA gCTCAGGAGGTCACTCGGCCCAGATGACCTCGTATTCAGACAGCGGCTACCAGGACAGCAGCGTTAGCTATTACAGCAACCAGAACGTGGTGCGCTCGGAGCCCCGAGCCTCGATATCCAGAAGCCCAAGAGCCGAGGGTCAAGCCTCTGGGCAG GTGTCTGGCCGGGTGTTGCGGAGGATGGCCTCGCTCCCCTCCAGGAGCCAGTCTCCCGGCGGCGGCACTGCTGGCACCGTCTCACCCTCCCGCATCTCCCTGAGAACATCCCAGGGCAGCAACTACGATTCCCCCATCCTCTCGGAGCCAAAGCCTCTGGCCGCCGTGTTCCCCGGCAGCGCCATGCCGCTCTCCTGCCCTTCGCCAACCTCCCCGACGGACGTCACGCAGGCCCTGGGTGGTGGGGTCTTGGGAAGAGGTGGAGGACGTCTGggctccactctgtctctggtGGAGGGGAGGTGTTTGACGGGGTCACCGCTGCGTCCGGGGATGACGGCGGTGCCGCAGCACTACGGCTCCACGCTGCCCAGGCAGAGCCAGCCGCTGACCTACGGAGCCGATCCATACGGCATGTACCAGAGGAGCGCACTGCCCCGCCCCGACAGCCTCATAG GGCTTCACAGCTCGTACGTCGGTCACGCGGGGCAGATAGATCCGGAGCTGAGGGCGGCGATGTCTCCAGACTGCCACATGACGCCCGTCTTCGATGAGCGCTCCTTCCACAGCCCCCTGTACCACAGCCCCTCCCACGACCCCCAGGACTCCCTCTACAGGACGAACACAG GTATGGCGACGCTCCCTCGCGCCACAAGCCACTGCGGCACGCTGCCGTTCCAAAGAAGCAGCTACGGGCTGAGCACCGCAGCTCTGTACGTGGACTCCTACAGGGTCGCCGGCGAGCCCGTCTTCTCCCACCGGCACTCTGGCCTGGTGGAGCGGGTGGCCACGCGCACCCCGTCCATCGAGAGCATCCATAAGGACCCCag GGAGTTTGCCTGGCGCGACCCCGAGCTGCCAGAGGTCATCCACATGCTGCAGCATCACTTCCCCTCCGTCCAGGCCAACGCCGCCGCCTACCTGCAGCATCTGTGTTACGGAGACAACAGGGTCAAGGTGGAG GTCTGTCACCTGGGAGGGATCCAGCACCTGGTGGACCTGCTGGATCACAAGCTGACCGAGGTCCAGAAGAGCGCCTGCGGGGCCCTGAGGAACCTGGTGTACGGCAAGGCCACCGACAACAACAAGGTGGCGCTGAGGAACTGCGGCGGCGTGCCCGCCCTGCTGCGCCTCCTCAGGAAAACCACCGACAACGAAGTGCGCGAGCTGGTCACTG GCGTCCTGTGGAACCTCTCCTCGTGTGACGCAGTGAAGATGACCATCATCCGTGACGCTCTGTCCACGCTGACCAACACGGTGGTCATCCCCCACTCGGGCTGGAGCAGCGTCTCGCACCGCGACGAACACAAAGTCAAGTTCCAGTCGTCTCTGCTGCTGCGCAACACCACCGGCTGTCTGAG gaaccTGAGCTCAGCAGGGGAGGAGGCGAGGAGTCAGCTGCGTTGCTGTGAAGGTCTGGTGGACTCGCTGCTTCACGTCCTCAAAGCCTGCGTCAACACCTCCGACTACGACAGCAAG ATCGTGGAGAACAGCGTCTGCACCCTGAGGAACCTCTCGTACCGGCTAGAGGTGGAGATGCCCTCCTCTCGCCTGCTCGGCAACCAGGAGCTGGACACCCTGCTGGGCTTCTCCTCCCCGGCCAAGGAGCTGGACTACATCTGCTGGGGCAAGAGGAGGCGCGGCAGGAAGAGGGGCGGCTGGCCCGACGACAAG TGGGACGGCGTCGGGCCGATCCCGGGTTTCTCCCAGCACCTGCGGGGGGCGGAGCTGCTGTGGCACCCGATGGTGGTGAAGCCGTACCTCAACCTGCTGGCCGAGAGCTCTAACCCCGCCACGCTGGAGGGCGCCGCCGGGTCGCTGCAAAACCTCTCTGCTGGAAACTGGAAG TTCTCAGCCTACATCCGAGCGGCGGTGCGTAAAGAGAAAGGTCTGCCCATCCTGGTGGAGCTGCTGAGGATGGACAACGACCGGGTCGTCTGCTCCGTCGCCACCGCCCTCCGCAACATGGCGCTGGACAGCCGCAACAAGGAGCTCATag gaaaGTACGCCATGCGGGATCTGGTGAACCGGCTGCCCGGCGGCAGTCCAGCTGTGCTGTCGGACGAGACGGTGGCGTCGGTGTGCTGCACGCTGCACGAGGTCACCAGCCGCAACATGGAGAACGCCAAAGCTTTAGCCGACAGCGGAGGCATCGAGAAGCTGGTGGACATCAGCAAAGGACGGGGGAAAGG GTACTCGATGAAGGTCGTGAAGGCAGCGTCTCAGGTGTTGAACACGCTGTGGCAGTACAGAGAGCTGAGGACCCTCTACAAGCAG gacggCTGGAACTACACTCACTTTGTCACACCTGTGTCCACGCTGGAGCGAGACCGCTACCTGTCCCAGCCGACGCTGCCCACCAGCCCACTGCAGATGTCCCCCGTCATCCAATCAG GCGGGAGCGCAACGTCCTCGCCGGCGATGCTCGGGATAAGAAGACACAGTTCAAACTACCAGAGAGCGCAGTCGTCTATGCAACTCGACACGTATTATGGAGACAACAGTTTACACAAACAGCAGTACCCAG GGTCTGAGAAGAAAACTCCGTATTTCATTGGGACATACTCGTCACAGTCAGGAGAGGATCTGAGACGGTCCCAG CACACGGAGCCGTTTTACGACGAGCCCGACAGGAAGAACTACAACAGCTACAGGATGTACCTGTCGTCCCCTCAAGGCTACGGAGAGGAGCAGTACGAGGACGAACCGGTCCACCTGACCCCGTCCTCCCCCGACGGTTACGCCGGCCAGTCGCTCCACTTCAAAGCCAACACCAACTACGTGGACTTCTACTCCACCACGCGGAGGCCTTCAAACAGGGCCAACAAGTTCACCGGCTCCCCCGACTCCTGGGTGTAG
- the LOC115021796 gene encoding plakophilin-4-like isoform X3, whose protein sequence is MEASGCPGRHLEAAEEGLYMPELDRASLHDSEGSGGHSAQMTSYSDSGYQDSSVSYYSNQNVVRSEPRASISRSPRAEGQASGQVSGRVLRRMASLPSRSQSPGGGTAGTVSPSRISLRTSQGSNYDSPILSEPKPLAAVFPGSAMPLSCPSPTSPTDVTQALGGGVLGRGGGRLGSTLSLVEGRCLTGSPLRPGMTAVPQHYGSTLPRQSQPLTYGADPYGMYQRSALPRPDSLIGLHSSYVGHAGQIDPELRAAMSPDCHMTPVFDERSFHSPLYHSPSHDPQDSLYRTNTGMATLPRATSHCGTLPFQRSSYGLSTAALYVDSYRVAGEPVFSHRHSGLVERVATRTPSIESIHKDPREFAWRDPELPEVIHMLQHHFPSVQANAAAYLQHLCYGDNRVKVEVCHLGGIQHLVDLLDHKLTEVQKSACGALRNLVYGKATDNNKVALRNCGGVPALLRLLRKTTDNEVRELVTGVLWNLSSCDAVKMTIIRDALSTLTNTVVIPHSGWSSVSHRDEHKVKFQSSLLLRNTTGCLRNLSSAGEEARSQLRCCEGLVDSLLHVLKACVNTSDYDSKIVENSVCTLRNLSYRLEVEMPSSRLLGNQELDTLLGFSSPAKELDYICWGKRRRGRKRGGWPDDKWDGVGPIPGFSQHLRGAELLWHPMVVKPYLNLLAESSNPATLEGAAGSLQNLSAGNWKFSAYIRAAVRKEKGLPILVELLRMDNDRVVCSVATALRNMALDSRNKELIGKYAMRDLVNRLPGGSPAVLSDETVASVCCTLHEVTSRNMENAKALADSGGIEKLVDISKGRGKGYSMKVVKAASQVLNTLWQYRELRTLYKQDGWNYTHFVTPVSTLERDRYLSQPTLPTSPLQMSPVIQSGGSATSSPAMLGIRRHSSNYQRAQSSMQLDTYYGDNSLHKQQYPGSEKKTPYFIGTYSSQSGEDLRRSQHTEPFYDEPDRKNYNSYRMYLSSPQGYGEEQYEDEPVHLTPSSPDGYAGQSLHFKANTNYVDFYSTTRRPSNRANKFTGSPDSWV, encoded by the exons ATGGAGGCGTCTGGATGTCCTGGGCGTCACCTGGAGGCGGCGGAGGAGGGACTCTACATGCCTGAACTGGACCGCGCCTCCCTGCATGACAGTGAGG gCTCAGGAGGTCACTCGGCCCAGATGACCTCGTATTCAGACAGCGGCTACCAGGACAGCAGCGTTAGCTATTACAGCAACCAGAACGTGGTGCGCTCGGAGCCCCGAGCCTCGATATCCAGAAGCCCAAGAGCCGAGGGTCAAGCCTCTGGGCAG GTGTCTGGCCGGGTGTTGCGGAGGATGGCCTCGCTCCCCTCCAGGAGCCAGTCTCCCGGCGGCGGCACTGCTGGCACCGTCTCACCCTCCCGCATCTCCCTGAGAACATCCCAGGGCAGCAACTACGATTCCCCCATCCTCTCGGAGCCAAAGCCTCTGGCCGCCGTGTTCCCCGGCAGCGCCATGCCGCTCTCCTGCCCTTCGCCAACCTCCCCGACGGACGTCACGCAGGCCCTGGGTGGTGGGGTCTTGGGAAGAGGTGGAGGACGTCTGggctccactctgtctctggtGGAGGGGAGGTGTTTGACGGGGTCACCGCTGCGTCCGGGGATGACGGCGGTGCCGCAGCACTACGGCTCCACGCTGCCCAGGCAGAGCCAGCCGCTGACCTACGGAGCCGATCCATACGGCATGTACCAGAGGAGCGCACTGCCCCGCCCCGACAGCCTCATAG GGCTTCACAGCTCGTACGTCGGTCACGCGGGGCAGATAGATCCGGAGCTGAGGGCGGCGATGTCTCCAGACTGCCACATGACGCCCGTCTTCGATGAGCGCTCCTTCCACAGCCCCCTGTACCACAGCCCCTCCCACGACCCCCAGGACTCCCTCTACAGGACGAACACAG GTATGGCGACGCTCCCTCGCGCCACAAGCCACTGCGGCACGCTGCCGTTCCAAAGAAGCAGCTACGGGCTGAGCACCGCAGCTCTGTACGTGGACTCCTACAGGGTCGCCGGCGAGCCCGTCTTCTCCCACCGGCACTCTGGCCTGGTGGAGCGGGTGGCCACGCGCACCCCGTCCATCGAGAGCATCCATAAGGACCCCag GGAGTTTGCCTGGCGCGACCCCGAGCTGCCAGAGGTCATCCACATGCTGCAGCATCACTTCCCCTCCGTCCAGGCCAACGCCGCCGCCTACCTGCAGCATCTGTGTTACGGAGACAACAGGGTCAAGGTGGAG GTCTGTCACCTGGGAGGGATCCAGCACCTGGTGGACCTGCTGGATCACAAGCTGACCGAGGTCCAGAAGAGCGCCTGCGGGGCCCTGAGGAACCTGGTGTACGGCAAGGCCACCGACAACAACAAGGTGGCGCTGAGGAACTGCGGCGGCGTGCCCGCCCTGCTGCGCCTCCTCAGGAAAACCACCGACAACGAAGTGCGCGAGCTGGTCACTG GCGTCCTGTGGAACCTCTCCTCGTGTGACGCAGTGAAGATGACCATCATCCGTGACGCTCTGTCCACGCTGACCAACACGGTGGTCATCCCCCACTCGGGCTGGAGCAGCGTCTCGCACCGCGACGAACACAAAGTCAAGTTCCAGTCGTCTCTGCTGCTGCGCAACACCACCGGCTGTCTGAG gaaccTGAGCTCAGCAGGGGAGGAGGCGAGGAGTCAGCTGCGTTGCTGTGAAGGTCTGGTGGACTCGCTGCTTCACGTCCTCAAAGCCTGCGTCAACACCTCCGACTACGACAGCAAG ATCGTGGAGAACAGCGTCTGCACCCTGAGGAACCTCTCGTACCGGCTAGAGGTGGAGATGCCCTCCTCTCGCCTGCTCGGCAACCAGGAGCTGGACACCCTGCTGGGCTTCTCCTCCCCGGCCAAGGAGCTGGACTACATCTGCTGGGGCAAGAGGAGGCGCGGCAGGAAGAGGGGCGGCTGGCCCGACGACAAG TGGGACGGCGTCGGGCCGATCCCGGGTTTCTCCCAGCACCTGCGGGGGGCGGAGCTGCTGTGGCACCCGATGGTGGTGAAGCCGTACCTCAACCTGCTGGCCGAGAGCTCTAACCCCGCCACGCTGGAGGGCGCCGCCGGGTCGCTGCAAAACCTCTCTGCTGGAAACTGGAAG TTCTCAGCCTACATCCGAGCGGCGGTGCGTAAAGAGAAAGGTCTGCCCATCCTGGTGGAGCTGCTGAGGATGGACAACGACCGGGTCGTCTGCTCCGTCGCCACCGCCCTCCGCAACATGGCGCTGGACAGCCGCAACAAGGAGCTCATag gaaaGTACGCCATGCGGGATCTGGTGAACCGGCTGCCCGGCGGCAGTCCAGCTGTGCTGTCGGACGAGACGGTGGCGTCGGTGTGCTGCACGCTGCACGAGGTCACCAGCCGCAACATGGAGAACGCCAAAGCTTTAGCCGACAGCGGAGGCATCGAGAAGCTGGTGGACATCAGCAAAGGACGGGGGAAAGG GTACTCGATGAAGGTCGTGAAGGCAGCGTCTCAGGTGTTGAACACGCTGTGGCAGTACAGAGAGCTGAGGACCCTCTACAAGCAG gacggCTGGAACTACACTCACTTTGTCACACCTGTGTCCACGCTGGAGCGAGACCGCTACCTGTCCCAGCCGACGCTGCCCACCAGCCCACTGCAGATGTCCCCCGTCATCCAATCAG GCGGGAGCGCAACGTCCTCGCCGGCGATGCTCGGGATAAGAAGACACAGTTCAAACTACCAGAGAGCGCAGTCGTCTATGCAACTCGACACGTATTATGGAGACAACAGTTTACACAAACAGCAGTACCCAG GGTCTGAGAAGAAAACTCCGTATTTCATTGGGACATACTCGTCACAGTCAGGAGAGGATCTGAGACGGTCCCAG CACACGGAGCCGTTTTACGACGAGCCCGACAGGAAGAACTACAACAGCTACAGGATGTACCTGTCGTCCCCTCAAGGCTACGGAGAGGAGCAGTACGAGGACGAACCGGTCCACCTGACCCCGTCCTCCCCCGACGGTTACGCCGGCCAGTCGCTCCACTTCAAAGCCAACACCAACTACGTGGACTTCTACTCCACCACGCGGAGGCCTTCAAACAGGGCCAACAAGTTCACCGGCTCCCCCGACTCCTGGGTGTAG